A section of the Atribacterota bacterium genome encodes:
- a CDS encoding SDR family oxidoreductase has product MDLQLQDKVAVITGGSIGIGKAVAEEFAREGVHLALCARNKERVETVAGELAEKYGVQTLGMDCDVTKKDDIERFIGAVAKIFQGVDILINNAGTGSAEKIMDATDERWQYYWDLHVMAAVRMSRAVVPFMQKRGGGVIINNASICARQPLDYEPIYNVTKAALAMFSKCLANELISYNIRVNCVNPGLILTPDWYKTAGILSKDLGITPEEYLERIAKEHAPIGRFAHPEELAKFFVFLASPCASYCVGSTYYVDGGWLKVVI; this is encoded by the coding sequence ATGGATTTACAGCTGCAGGACAAAGTGGCGGTCATCACTGGAGGAAGTATTGGTATCGGAAAAGCGGTGGCGGAAGAATTCGCCAGAGAAGGTGTCCACCTCGCCCTATGCGCGAGGAACAAGGAGCGGGTAGAAACGGTCGCAGGGGAGTTGGCAGAAAAGTATGGAGTACAAACCCTTGGTATGGACTGTGATGTGACGAAAAAGGACGATATTGAGCGGTTTATTGGGGCAGTGGCCAAGATCTTTCAGGGTGTGGATATTCTCATCAATAATGCTGGAACCGGAAGCGCGGAAAAGATTATGGACGCCACCGATGAGCGGTGGCAGTACTACTGGGACCTTCATGTGATGGCGGCGGTACGGATGTCAAGAGCGGTGGTGCCCTTCATGCAAAAACGGGGTGGAGGGGTGATTATCAATAATGCCTCAATCTGCGCTCGCCAGCCCCTTGACTACGAACCAATTTATAATGTGACCAAGGCGGCCCTTGCCATGTTTTCGAAGTGTCTGGCCAATGAATTGATTTCCTATAATATCCGGGTGAACTGTGTAAATCCTGGCCTAATTCTCACTCCCGACTGGTATAAAACCGCCGGTATCCTTAGTAAGGATCTGGGAATCACACCCGAAGAATACCTGGAGCGCATTGCAAAAGAACATGCCCCGATCGGTCGTTTTGCTCACCCCGAAGAACTGGCCAAGTTTTTTGTGTTTCTGGCTTCTCCCTGCGCCAGTTACTGTGTGGGTTCCACCTATTACGTGGATGGTGGCTGGCTCAAAGTAGTCATTTAG
- a CDS encoding ABC transporter permease codes for MKIELRGRNVLLLVLVAIVLISGVVNPRFLSVQNFLNILLQISVLGMVSLGATVLLVSGNLDLSVGSLISLSAYVAGMGLLRGVSLPLAIFLCLSVATLFGFFNGFLTSLERAHPFIITLGMMTFLQGIAVVISRGSPINGMGGLYELIGIRSILRIPFPVILFGVLFMFTSFFLRHLPLGRYAYAIGGNQEASRLSGIRVGRVKIALYAINGLFVGIAALVLSGILDSALPTMGTGYELRSIAAVVIGGTPLFGGRGGVWGTLLGVFLLGLVSNSLNLMGISANFQNVVLGAIMVMAVMFQGSR; via the coding sequence TTGAAGATCGAGCTCCGGGGAAGGAATGTCCTTCTTCTTGTCCTTGTAGCCATTGTGTTGATTAGTGGGGTTGTGAATCCACGTTTTTTGAGCGTACAGAATTTTCTCAACATTCTCCTCCAGATTTCGGTCCTGGGCATGGTCAGTTTGGGGGCGACAGTGCTCCTTGTTTCGGGAAATCTGGACCTTTCGGTGGGAAGCCTCATCTCCCTGAGTGCGTACGTTGCCGGAATGGGGCTTTTGCGTGGTGTCTCCCTTCCTCTGGCGATATTTCTTTGTCTTTCTGTCGCCACGCTTTTTGGTTTTTTTAACGGTTTTTTAACCTCTCTGGAACGGGCACATCCCTTCATCATCACTTTAGGTATGATGACCTTTCTGCAGGGTATTGCTGTGGTCATCAGCCGGGGGAGCCCTATTAACGGTATGGGTGGTCTCTATGAACTGATTGGCATTCGGAGTATTCTCAGAATTCCCTTTCCGGTCATCCTTTTTGGGGTGCTCTTTATGTTCACCTCCTTTTTCCTGCGTCATTTACCCCTGGGACGGTACGCCTATGCCATCGGAGGCAATCAGGAGGCTTCGCGACTTTCGGGGATCCGGGTGGGGCGGGTTAAGATAGCCCTGTATGCCATAAATGGGCTTTTTGTGGGCATCGCTGCCCTGGTTCTCAGCGGGATTCTTGATTCGGCGCTCCCTACCATGGGAACAGGATATGAGTTGCGAAGTATTGCGGCGGTGGTTATTGGTGGTACGCCCCTTTTCGGAGGCCGAGGCGGAGTATGGGGAACGCTCCTTGGGGTCTTTCTTTTAGGACTGGTTTCAAACAGCTTGAACCTCATGGGCATCAGTGCGAATTTCCAGAACGTGGTTCTGGGAGCCATCATGGTGATGGCAGTGATGTTCCAGGGGTCTCGATAA
- a CDS encoding sugar ABC transporter substrate-binding protein has translation MKRFSIGLLVVVFGWVVFLGAVWAEEKTVEIAFIRATGEPYYQYGSQAAEVAAKKLGVKMIIYTSNLDPAQELANVQDAIARGVDGILIYAVSLSSERAAVDTASKAGVPIFFQYGYHPDLLPKSAGFMQIDLKGFARPLGEWMAENLTKGKVAIIEGTLGRGDAEAYSEGFKEGLAKNPNLTVVAQVSGEWNRQKAYEAATNIITAHPDLAGLFVQNEDMAVGAANALERLGKLEQVRIVSQNGAPYGLDLIRAGKLQLTNANPPSIASVMALRLLLGVINGEIEPGHFYWAPTQLIDQNNLDVAYRWDAEEKDIEAWLSLPLPEPVIPPPAS, from the coding sequence ATGAAGCGCTTTTCGATTGGATTGTTGGTCGTGGTATTCGGGTGGGTAGTCTTTCTGGGCGCGGTTTGGGCGGAAGAAAAAACGGTAGAAATTGCTTTTATCCGTGCTACAGGAGAACCGTATTATCAGTATGGTTCGCAAGCTGCTGAAGTTGCCGCCAAGAAACTGGGTGTGAAGATGATCATTTACACCTCAAACCTTGATCCGGCTCAGGAACTGGCTAACGTTCAAGATGCCATTGCCCGAGGCGTAGATGGGATACTCATTTACGCAGTATCGCTTTCTTCAGAGCGTGCAGCGGTGGATACGGCGAGCAAGGCTGGAGTGCCAATATTTTTCCAGTACGGATATCATCCCGACCTCCTTCCCAAATCAGCCGGGTTCATGCAAATCGACCTTAAGGGATTTGCCCGACCACTGGGGGAATGGATGGCAGAAAATCTTACCAAAGGGAAGGTCGCCATTATCGAAGGAACACTCGGCCGGGGTGATGCCGAGGCGTATAGTGAAGGGTTTAAAGAAGGGTTAGCCAAGAACCCCAATCTCACAGTGGTAGCCCAGGTTTCTGGAGAATGGAATCGACAGAAAGCGTATGAGGCGGCGACCAATATCATTACTGCCCACCCAGATCTTGCTGGGCTCTTCGTCCAGAACGAAGACATGGCCGTGGGTGCAGCGAATGCTTTGGAACGATTGGGGAAGTTGGAGCAGGTTCGAATCGTCTCGCAAAATGGAGCACCCTATGGACTGGATTTGATTAGGGCCGGGAAACTTCAGCTCACCAATGCGAATCCACCCTCTATCGCTTCGGTTATGGCTTTGCGACTTCTCCTTGGGGTCATTAACGGCGAAATCGAACCAGGCCATTTTTACTGGGCGCCAACCCAGCTCATTGACCAAAACAATCTAGACGTAGCCTATCGTTGGGATGCTGAAGAAAAGGACATCGAAGCCTGGCTTTCCTTACCTTTGCCAGAGCCGGTGATTCCCCCTCCGGCGTCCTGA
- a CDS encoding uroporphyrinogen decarboxylase family protein — protein MCSQETRYQTRLKRYLAAMRNEKPDMVPIRLFVAEFTAKYAGFTCQDVTQDYRKAFEAVLRCVEDFDWDAVVGNMVYVFAGIPQAMNLSYYAFPGVELPPDVGFQYLEPPEDRAFMREEEYDLLIEDPTGYLFNVWFPRVSRDAVPMGVPVTFRNNLAYLKGGMAMLDYFTALGKQNEALRERGVVPAICGILKAPLDILADKLRGYYGLARDLIERPRKVQKACEALMPHLLKVALLSADPEKELPVTMWMHRSCVPFISMEHFQNIYWPTTKPILEELWKNGHQVLMYAEGNWDAHLEAFRELPPGSVIYHVDRGDLFRARKVLGDRFALSGGFPNDLLTFGKPEEVRMMCRTIIEGVARDGGYIMDAGAIIQNDASIENVRALTEATREYGQY, from the coding sequence GTGTGCTCTCAAGAAACACGCTACCAGACTCGTTTGAAACGCTATCTCGCCGCTATGCGGAACGAAAAACCGGATATGGTTCCCATTCGGCTCTTTGTGGCGGAGTTCACCGCCAAATATGCCGGTTTCACCTGCCAGGATGTCACCCAGGACTATCGAAAAGCCTTTGAAGCGGTGTTACGCTGTGTTGAGGATTTCGACTGGGATGCCGTGGTTGGAAATATGGTTTACGTCTTTGCTGGAATTCCTCAAGCTATGAACCTTTCTTATTATGCTTTTCCCGGGGTAGAATTACCGCCCGATGTGGGTTTCCAGTATCTGGAACCACCTGAAGACAGGGCATTTATGCGGGAGGAGGAATATGACCTCCTCATTGAGGACCCCACGGGGTATCTCTTTAACGTGTGGTTTCCGCGTGTATCCAGAGATGCCGTTCCCATGGGAGTACCGGTAACCTTTCGTAACAATCTCGCCTACCTCAAGGGGGGTATGGCCATGCTCGACTACTTTACGGCTCTGGGGAAGCAGAATGAAGCGTTAAGGGAAAGGGGAGTGGTTCCGGCAATCTGTGGGATTCTGAAAGCCCCGCTTGATATTCTTGCCGATAAGCTCCGGGGGTACTATGGTTTGGCTCGGGATCTCATCGAGCGGCCCCGGAAAGTACAGAAGGCCTGCGAAGCCTTAATGCCACACCTCTTGAAAGTGGCTCTTTTGAGTGCTGACCCGGAAAAAGAGCTCCCAGTCACCATGTGGATGCACCGCAGCTGTGTTCCGTTCATTTCCATGGAGCACTTTCAAAATATCTACTGGCCCACGACCAAACCCATCCTGGAAGAGCTCTGGAAGAATGGTCATCAAGTCCTCATGTACGCCGAGGGAAACTGGGATGCACACTTGGAAGCCTTTCGGGAACTTCCTCCAGGAAGTGTGATTTACCATGTGGATCGGGGGGACCTCTTTAGGGCGCGGAAAGTTTTGGGTGACCGCTTTGCTCTAAGCGGAGGATTTCCGAATGACCTTTTGACGTTTGGCAAGCCGGAAGAGGTGCGGATGATGTGTCGTACAATCATCGAAGGTGTAGCTCGGGATGGTGGCTATATCATGGATGCTGGAGCCATTATCCAGAATGATGCTTCCATTGAAAATGTTAGGGCATTGACTGAGGCCACCCGGGAGTATGGACAATATTAA